The segment AGAATGGGCGCAAAAGAATTGGTTCGTTTTTCTTTTCCTAGTTTTTACGATAATTTTAAAGAAGGTAAAATTGTAAATGAAGAGCTATCAATTTTGTTAAAAAAAGAAGTTAAAAAGTTTGAACAATTTATAAAATAATAAAAATGAAAATAACTTTATACGGAAAACAAGGACATGCATATACCGTTGCTTTTAAAAATTTTTTAAATTCAACAGATGTTCCTTATGTTTATAAAGACGTTTCTAAAGATGTTGCAGCTAGAGAACATAGCAAAGAATTATACAATGGTGTTGTAAAGTTTCCTACGTTATTTGTAAATGATGAGGTGTATTTAACACCAACAACAGAAGAGTTTAATAAAATAATGCAAGATTTAAAATTAAGAGCATAAGTGCGGCATCTTCTAGCGTAGTAGAGAAGTAATTGTAATAAATACTAAATAAATGGGAGATATTTCTAAAGACATCAACTCTAAGTTTGTAAGTAATAAAGTAAAAGCGTTAATCAATATAAAATATACCTCTAATTGGTTAAGCAGTAAAGAAAACGACTTTTTTAAACCGTATGGTATTTCTCCACAGCAATATAATATTTTAAGGATTTTACGAGGTGCAAAAGATAAAATTAAAGTTCAGATTGTAAAAGATAGAATGATTGAACGTGCTCCTAATGCTACACGTTTAATGGATAAATTATGTGATAAACGTTTTATTGAAAGAGAACGTTGTGAACATGATAGAAGAGTAGTATATGTGAAAATTACTAAATCTGGATTAGAATTATTAACAACTATTGATGATAATAGGAATTTGCCTTTTTTAGATAATTTAACAGATGAAGAGGCAATTATTTTAAGCGATTTATTAGATAAAATTAGATAGAAAATGAAAAAAATAATTCATACAGCAGTAACAAGAGGAAATGCAAATCATGGTTGGTTACAAGCAAATCATTCATTTAGTTTTGCTAATTTTTATGATCCAAATAGAACACAGTTTGGAGCGTTAAGAGTTTTAAATGATGATTTAATTGCGCCAAGTATGGGGTTTGGAAAGCATCCACACAATGATATGGAAATTATAACAATTCCATTATCTGGTGTTTTAAAACATAAAGATAATATGGCAAATGATTGGATCCCTGTTTTACCAGGAGAAGTTCAAGTAATGTCTGCAGGAACTGGAGTTCAACATTCAGAAATCAATGGTTCTGCAAAAGAACATTTGAGTTTATTTCAAATCTGGATCATCCCAGAAAAAAATGGATTAGCACCAAGATATGATCAAAAAGAATTTAATCAAAATGAAAGAAAAAATAAATTACAAGTATTGGTAAGTTCTTTTAATTCTGATGATGAGAATAGTTTGAAAATTCATCAAGATGCGCAGATTTCTAGAATTGATTTAGATGAAAATGAAACATTTAATTATCAATTAAAATCTAAAAATCATGGAGTTTATGTACTGAATATTTTTGGCGATTTTGAAATAGATACAACAAAATTACTACCTAGAGATGCTGTGGGTATTTATGATACTGATCGTTTTGAAATAAAAACAACATCAGAGTCACAACTTTTATTAATAGAAGTTCCTATGTAAATTTTTATAAAAAGTATGTTAAAGCCTCAAAAAAATCATTTTTTTGAGGCTTTTTCTATTCAATAAATCCATATCTTGCATTATGTTATGCGTGCATAGCAAATAACTGGATACACTATGAAATACAAACATATTTTTGAGCCATTAGATTTAGGTTTTACAACCTTAAAAAATAGAATTTTAATGGGTTCTATGCATACGGGTTTAGAAGAAGAAAAAGATGGAATAGATAGAATAGCAACTTATTATGCAGAAAGAGCAAGAGGAGGAGTAGGTTTAATTGTTACCGGAGGAATTTCACCAAATGTTCAAGGTTGGACAGCGCCTTTTTCTGCAAGAATGTCTACAAATAAGCACGCAAAACACCATAAAAAAATAACAGAAGCTGTACATAAAGAAGGAGGTAAAATTTGTATGCAAATTTTACATGCTGGTCGGTATGGGTATCATCCTTTTAATGTTGCACCTTCAGCAATAAAATCTCCAATAACACCATTTAAACCATTTAAATTAAAAGAATCTGGTATTAAACGTACAATTAAAGATTTTGTAAACTGTGCAAAATTATCTAAAGTTGCAGGTTATGATGGTGTCGAAATTATGGGGTCAGAAGGCTACTTAATTAATCAATTTATAGCAAAGAGAACCAATAAAAGAACAGATTCTTGGGGAGGAGATTATGAAAACAGAATGCGTTTGCCAATAGAATTGGTAAAACAAACGAGAGAAGTTGTTGGAAAGGAATTTATTATTATCTACCGTTTATCAATGTTAGATTTAGTAGAAAATGGAAGTACTTGGCAAGAAGTTGTTCAGCTAGCAAAAGAAATAGAAAAAGCGGGTGCAACAATTATTAATACTGGTATTGGTTGGCATGAAGCAAGAATACCAACAATTTCAACTTCAGTTCCTAGAGCTGCATTTACTTGGGTCACAAAGAAGATGAAAGAAGAAATTAAGATTCCTTTAATTACTTCTAATAGAATAAATATGCCAGAAACTGCAGAAAAAGTTTTGGCAGATGGCGATGCAGATATTATTTCTATGGCACGTCCTTTTTTAGCAGATTCAGAATGGGTAAACAAAGCAGCACAAAATAAATCTGATGAAATAAATACATGTATTGGTTGTAATCAAGCGTGTTTAGATCATGTTTTTGAACAAAAAGTAGCAAGCTGTTTGGTAAACCCAAGAGCTTGTCATGAAACAGAATTAAATTATTTACCAACATCAAATAAGAAGAAAATTGCGGTTATTGGGTCGGGTCCTGCAGGTTTAGCAGCTTCAACTATTGCAGCACAAAGAGGTCATGAAGTTACTTTGTTTGATGCGGATAAAGAAGTTGGAGGGCAGTTTAATATCGCGAAGCAAATACCCGGTAAAGAAGAATTTTATGAAACAATTAGATATTTTAATAAGCAAATAGTATTGCACCATGTAACTGTAAAATTAAATACTAGAGTTTCTACAGAAGATTTGTTAAAATCAGATTTTGATGAAATTGTTATAGCAACAGGTATAAAACCTAGAGAATTAAAAATAGAAGGAATTGAAAATGATAAAGTGTTGAGTTATATTGATGTTTTAAAATTTAAAAAACCAGTAGGTAAAAGAGTTGCAGTAATTGGAGCTGGAGGAATTGGTTTTGATGTTTCAGAATATTTAGTTCATGAAGGAGAATCTACCTCCCTAAATATTGATGCTTGGTTAAAAGAGTGGGGAATTGATAAGTCTTTGGAAGCTAGAAGTGGAACAGAGGGTGTAAAAGCAGAAGTTCATCCATCTCCAAGACAAGTGTTTATGTTTAAAAGAAGTAAAGGGAAATTTGGAAGTAACTTAGGGAAAACTACAGGTTGGATTCATCGTTCTTCTTTAAAGAAGAAAAATGTTCAGTTTATCAATGAAGTTCAATATACAAAAATTGATGATAAAGGGTTGCATTATACACAAAATGGAGAGTCTAGATTATTAGAAGTTGATACGATCGTTATTTGTGCTGGTCAAACTCCTTTTAAAGAATTATATCAACCATTATTAGATGCGGGTAAAAACGTACATGTAATTGGTGGTGCAGATTTTGCATCAGAATTAGATGCAAAAAGAGCGATTAATCAAGGAGCAAGGTTGGCTGCAAAATTGTAGTCAATAGGTATAAAAAACCCACAAAATAGGATGAGTTTTTTAGAATAGTTGCATCTAAATAATCAGAAACAAGGTTCTAGACAAAGTCCTGGTGGAATGAGAGGACAGTAAGAAATAATAATAATTTTAAAAACCTACTTTTGTGGGTTTTTTTTAGATTAAATAAAAACACTATTTT is part of the Polaribacter sp. SA4-10 genome and harbors:
- a CDS encoding glutaredoxin; the protein is MKITLYGKQGHAYTVAFKNFLNSTDVPYVYKDVSKDVAAREHSKELYNGVVKFPTLFVNDEVYLTPTTEEFNKIMQDLKLRA
- a CDS encoding MarR family winged helix-turn-helix transcriptional regulator, giving the protein MGDISKDINSKFVSNKVKALINIKYTSNWLSSKENDFFKPYGISPQQYNILRILRGAKDKIKVQIVKDRMIERAPNATRLMDKLCDKRFIERERCEHDRRVVYVKITKSGLELLTTIDDNRNLPFLDNLTDEEAIILSDLLDKIR
- a CDS encoding pirin family protein, which codes for MKKIIHTAVTRGNANHGWLQANHSFSFANFYDPNRTQFGALRVLNDDLIAPSMGFGKHPHNDMEIITIPLSGVLKHKDNMANDWIPVLPGEVQVMSAGTGVQHSEINGSAKEHLSLFQIWIIPEKNGLAPRYDQKEFNQNERKNKLQVLVSSFNSDDENSLKIHQDAQISRIDLDENETFNYQLKSKNHGVYVLNIFGDFEIDTTKLLPRDAVGIYDTDRFEIKTTSESQLLLIEVPM
- a CDS encoding NADPH-dependent 2,4-dienoyl-CoA reductase; protein product: MKYKHIFEPLDLGFTTLKNRILMGSMHTGLEEEKDGIDRIATYYAERARGGVGLIVTGGISPNVQGWTAPFSARMSTNKHAKHHKKITEAVHKEGGKICMQILHAGRYGYHPFNVAPSAIKSPITPFKPFKLKESGIKRTIKDFVNCAKLSKVAGYDGVEIMGSEGYLINQFIAKRTNKRTDSWGGDYENRMRLPIELVKQTREVVGKEFIIIYRLSMLDLVENGSTWQEVVQLAKEIEKAGATIINTGIGWHEARIPTISTSVPRAAFTWVTKKMKEEIKIPLITSNRINMPETAEKVLADGDADIISMARPFLADSEWVNKAAQNKSDEINTCIGCNQACLDHVFEQKVASCLVNPRACHETELNYLPTSNKKKIAVIGSGPAGLAASTIAAQRGHEVTLFDADKEVGGQFNIAKQIPGKEEFYETIRYFNKQIVLHHVTVKLNTRVSTEDLLKSDFDEIVIATGIKPRELKIEGIENDKVLSYIDVLKFKKPVGKRVAVIGAGGIGFDVSEYLVHEGESTSLNIDAWLKEWGIDKSLEARSGTEGVKAEVHPSPRQVFMFKRSKGKFGSNLGKTTGWIHRSSLKKKNVQFINEVQYTKIDDKGLHYTQNGESRLLEVDTIVICAGQTPFKELYQPLLDAGKNVHVIGGADFASELDAKRAINQGARLAAKL